Genomic segment of Prionailurus viverrinus isolate Anna chromosome B4, UM_Priviv_1.0, whole genome shotgun sequence:
AGGACTTCAGCTGGTAGGTGTCCAGCAGGCCGTTGTTGATGGCCCTGGGGCCCAAGGGAAAtgccaagagagagaaaggagtctgTACGGGGGACAAGGAGGCTCAGAGGAAGGGGTGGTTGGTCCGGTGGGGTCAGGAAGGGCTTTCGATCCACAAGCAGCCGCGCAGCATACCTGAGGTCTCCAACATAGTGGGTGGCCCAGGACAGCCGGACGCGGGAGCGACTCAGCATGTGGATGAAGTTGGTGACACCCAAGATGTTCTCTGCGGTCTCAAAGGCAGAGTTCCCCCGCCCCAGGATCAGCACATTCTGACCCTCAAAGTCCTTGGGGTCCACGGAGACAGACTCGTATCCCTCCGTGTATTCGGAGCCCGGGAAGTCAACCTGGTTGGGGACCGACAAACCGGTGGCTACCAGAAGGACgctgcagggaggggacagagggaagatGGCTTAGTCTCTCAGCCGTAAGACTACTACGTGAAAAGCAGTCCTTGGATTAGCTGCCTGGCTCGCCCGCCTCGCGCAGGCTGCTGGCTCCTGAAAGAACACAGGAGAACGTCCATTCCTTCATCCATTTAGGGACCCACCCCCGAGTATCAGAGACGTGACCCCCACCCTCGCTGAGCCCACCCTAGCAGACAGTCTCCTTTCCATGTTCCTGGGATGATCCCAGACATGAGAATCAACCTGACTCCCTGAGGTGACACGTGAGAAATCGAATCGTTCACCTAATTTTGGACACAGCCGTTAGGGCCACTGTCACCCTCAAGGGTGCAAGGGTCCAACCTGGCACTACCCTTCTTTCCCCGGGGCTGTAACAAGCAAGGAGCAAGGCTGGGCCTCCGGCAAAAGGCATGAGAATTTGAACTCTGGGCACCTGCCTGGAGCCGGGTGTCAGGCTAATGGCCAGGAAGGGCGGGGGCAGTCTGGTATAGCAGAAATAGGTTTTGGGGTCAGGAAGACACAGCCTGGGTCAGACTGCAGCTGGACCGCTTATAAACTGTGTGACACAGCGCCGGTTAatcaacttctctgggcctcaattcttcatctgtaaaactgggacCAGAGAACTCCCCGCCAGGTTCCTTGCGGGGATTAAATAAGGGCAGTGCGGTGCGTGACCCCGAGTTTGGGCTGTCTACACAATATCGGGCTTTGTCCCAAGCCAAAGCCAGCCAACACCGAATGCTGGTGGCATTGCCTGTTGGACCTCTCACTCTTGTTCGGTCCTGAAATCCCACCGAGCCCATCCAACACTTGCTGGATGTTTTTCCCACAATGTATTTTGGGGAACACCAGTTCTAGGAGATGCTCTGCCAAAAGAGCTTTGTGGGTACATATGTTTAGGCAATGCTGAATGCCCAGTGCCAGAGTGCCACAGTGAACACGAAGATCTTAAACACTGACAAATCCTGCAGGAAAGAGCTGGTAAGTACCTTCCACGCACATTCGATCATAATTTTTTTGGACACATTTGGGCAACGTTGGGTGAGCTGAACCTCTTAGCACTGGATTTCAGTGGGAGCAAGGAGTGGCAGAAATGCGCatattctctcatttcttccaaACCTACCCGCCAACCAAGGGGTGGCAGCAGATCGGCTCCGGGGCCAGGTTCCTTACCTGCACCGGTGTGCGTGGCCCATCTGGTCCGTCAGGATGAAGTAATGGCCGTTCCAGGCCTGCCGATCCTTGTTCAGAGTGACGTGGGCAATGGTCGTGTTGTACAGCACGTGGAGCCCCAGCCTGTCTGCGAAGTCATCCAGGTAGCGCACCATGTCGCCCGCATCGGGGAAGTAGGCGCTGGAGTAGTGTCTGAAGAGCAGCCGGGGGTCGTGGCTGAGCAGAGAGTTCCAGTCGTGGCGGAGGTTGAACTCGGCGTTGGCCTTGCCCGTGTGCCGCTTGTTGATGCTGATGAGCTTGCGGTGGCGTGGGTAGCGCGTGAAGAAGCTGCCGGGCCGCGGGGCGCGCTCAAACACCGCGTAGTCCCTCCCGGCCCGCTGCAGGAAGTAGGCCATCTGCAGGCCCGCGGGCCCGGCGCCCAGGACGCAGTAGTCCCGGTGCAGGGGCCCCGAGGTCGGGGCTGGGCGCAAGCACAGAGCCGGGTGCAGGGCGAAGGTCAGGAGCAGCCCGGGCGGGCCCCACAGCCCGGCCGCGGCCAAGAGGCTCATCCTGTGGCAGACCAGGGATGTGGGGCCTTGCACCCTGGTTGGTCCCTCCAGGACCGGGGAGATGGGCGAAGGGCTGGGGAccgagagaggggcagggactcGCCCACCGCAATCTGAAGTCGGGCCAGGACCACACCCCAAGGCCCTCTGAGCTCATCTGCCTGCCTTCATCTTTCAAGCTCGAATCTGGGGCtccccccaggcatccctaacGCCTCCATCTCCTCCAGGGCCTCGGTTCCCAGGGGCGCCACCCTCTTTCTTATTGCCATAGTAGTACGAGGGCGGGTGTTCCCCCATTCCTCCCCTAATTTGAGGGTGCCCAGCACCCTTCCCGGGCCCTCCCCAGCTGAGACCCTCGAGGTACGCCTCTTTGGCCACGCCCCCGTCCTCAGGTCCTGGACCGGAGGAGGTGTGGCCTGCAcgagccccgccccctccaggtGCTGGGCGCGCCGGGCTCCCCGGTCACGTGACAGGGATGCCCCAGAACACCTGTCGCCACGCGGCGCTAGGCCGCAGTCCTGCCGGCGCGGGCTCCCCGGGGGCCGCTCCCCACGCGCGCGCGGTGCCCACGTCTGCAGCACCCACTTCCCTGCACAGAGCGTGAACGTCCCAGCCGCACGGGAGGCAGCCCGCAGTCGACTGGGGCCGCGCTCTGCCCGCGGGCTCCCcggcggccccgcccctcccgcccgGCCAATGGCAGAGGGCGGGGGTCACGTGCGCGGCGCGCAGCACGCCGGGACGGGCGGGGGGGCCGCGGGCTCCCGGCGGCGCGGGACGGGCGCGCACGTGCTGCCAGCGGGCTGGAGCCGCCAGAGGCTGGTGGCGCTGGGGATCGCGGCGCTCTTGGGGCGCCGGGCTCTAGTTTTAAAGCTGTACGTCTCCACGTGTAGGTGAGGCACAGGGGCAGGTGACTTTTGGAGATAAACCCAGTTCTTACACTCTGCTATTAACGTCGCCAAAGCCTTGTTGGCTACCCAGTTTGGGGAGTCTGGAAGCCAGGTTAGTGAAGTcaggacagaaaaaagaaattaacaggtGTTTGCTACAGGGATTTAGTCTGTTGTTTGCAAAGTAACATCCGTGATTGGCTGACTGTCCCACCAACCCGGAGAAGCAGGCGATTCTGTTTCCTACGTTGTGTAGCCACTGGCCAAAATGGAAGTTTAGGAGCGATTTGCTTGAGACCACCCAGTTCGGTGGAACCTGGGATTCACCCCTCCCCTTTTACTCCAAATTATGAGCTCTTTCCAAAAAGTTTCTAATTCATGAGTCATGTGTTGTGTTCTTGGTAATGTTGTAAACAAAGGGGCCTGTGATAGGCCAGTATAGACGCAAATCCACTGCTAATTCACTGCAACTGGGTGTGGCTGAAGCACGCAACGTGGATGGCCGATGATGGAGAACCGCTTTTCGGGTGAACTGGCTGATGGAGGTTGGCTTTGCAGAGGTGGAATGTGGATCCTGCATTAGATCAACAGGGCAGAACATAGGCAGTTTTGAGAATACAGGAACCTTCAAGGGGGGGTTAAGCAGTTCGGTGAGACGGGGCCAAGAGTGCTCCTGGTTAGGGCAGCCATGCCTAGTGTGGAAAGAACTCTGCGGTCTAGCTTCGCATGGCTGGAGCCTCTAGTTAAAAAGTGGCCCTGGGTCCTCTAGAGAGTCTCCCTTGATCTCTCAGAACAACGTATCCACTAAGGAATGCCACTCATCTATTTATAGGTTGTATCCACATCAGAGAAAAGTTCCATAGAGCAGAAATGATCTTATTCACTCTGGTGACCTCAGTGCTTTCTCCAGTATCTGGCAAACAGGGAGCCATCAGTAAGCATTTGTTGACTAAACACCAAAACCAGACGGGCTATGCCAAGTACCTAACCAAAACTAAGGTAGGAAGGTCTGCTTCTTACTGGTTGTGAAGACTTGAGAATATGTGCTGGAAAGTAACGAAGTACCTGAAATAGTTACTGGTCTTATTTGGGGAGCAGTGGGAAATCTGGCCTGATAAAGCAGGGCAGGGCCTTGAGAGTAGGCTGACCCTGAATTACACGCAGCAGTGGAAGGTTTCAGAGTCGGGACTGAAGCAGTGCAGCTTGATGGCCCCAAGCAGGATGGACAGAGGTAGGggatagagaaaataaatgaagcgTGTGGAAGCCGGTGCCAAGGTTTCAGAGACCAGGGCTGGAACCGACTtccacctgcccccctcccccagtgaaTCCCGCTGGACTGCATCATGGGGCTGCAAGAGGCAGTTTGGGGGAGTACCAGGCCCAGGTCTGAACGCCCATGGCACTTGTCACACCACTTTTAACAATCTGCCTATTTCACAGACTCCCCAGGAAGCATGTTTCATGCACTAGCTAATGTGAACAGGAATAAACGTTTCATTGCCTTCTGAGGCTCAATTACTTTGGTTAAATGGTAACTTCAGGAAGGTTACTCAAAagctgagcctgtttcctcatcagtaCACTGATCTCACTTCGACCAGCATTACAGTTTGGGCTCAGGCTCAGATGATGTATTTATAGAAAGCTTAGTATACCTGGCAAGGTAATTACTTCCTAGTGTCCAGAACAGAACactattcatttataaaaactttacagggatgcccgggtggctcagttggttaagtgtctgactcctgactcatcatttcagctcaggtcatcgtttgtgggactgagctctgtgtcgggctctgcactgacagggcagaacctgcttggttttctctgtccctccccagctcgcatgcTCTtgctgtcaaaataaacattaaaaaaaaaaaaaaaaagtctgcatacCCTAAGCATCTGTGGCAGATTTATGACACATTGCTTTGAGGGTGCCGGCTTGAGACTGTCACCTGCCTGAACcaaacttcaaaataatttacaaacCATTGAGCATCACCCACTGGAACATCCATCAGAGTCTTGTGGGGCAGTCTTCTTCATAAGCAGCACACCCACCTCGACCTTCCAAGACCGTGCCCTGCTTTACCTTTCACTAGGGAGTTATGTCTCCCAGGGGCAACAGACGGGTCTGGTGCACAGCCAGCAGGCACCCACGTCTGTGGAAATGGATTTCCTACGGGGATCTCCAGGAGGCACCTCACAACTGACGACACTCCCCAGCAACGGTTTGTGTCAGGGGGGTCCAGGAACGAAAATACCTAGGGTGCTCACCCTTTAACAACGGTGTGATGCGAATAACTCTCAAGAACAAACGAAGGAGCCGTGATTATGAACTCCAGGTAGAAAACTGCTGTATCTCACCTCCCTCTTCCAAGGGCtatggggggaggtggggggggggaatggctGCCGGTCACAATGTCAGCACGTGATGAAGGTAAGAGACTGAACAGTTACACTTTATTCTCCCTGTTCAACtccagagagcaagcaagcaaacaagcatCCTGCTAGGCATCCAAGGCCCTTCTAGGCTCAGTGGGACAAACTCCAGCTCCGCGTCACTGTCTGGTTTAAGTTTCTTCCTCTGAAAGACACAAAAAGGTTAGAGAAATGAGCCATGCCGTATGGTGAGCTGCTTAGGACTGTCACCACCTCCACTCCGAAGCCTTTCGGTTCCTTGTGGGGCCAACGCGTTTCTGGTGAAGCAGGGAGAGGCGGCTCTGGGCCCACGTGAGTAGCCCAGAGCCCATCTCTCCTCCTCAGACCCCTGGGATCTAAAGGCTCCTGAAAGCAGCTCCCGGTGCCAGACTGGAGGCTGCCCCAAAGTCCGGTCTTGGAACCGTCAGCAAGTTTTACATCAAGGCTACAGAGAGATTGGTGGCCACGAGGCTCGGGCCCTAGCCAGCCTACAGCTCACTCCAGGCTTCAGAACGAGGCCTGCCACacaccttcttcctcctcctcctcctcctcctcttcctcctcgtcCTCATCAGAGCTGAACGTGCCGTCGGGCAGGCTGTAGACGCGGATGACCTGCTTGTTGGGGTCCTTCAGGATGAGGTACTTGCCCTCCTCCAGCTTCATGCAGATGTCGATGACACAGCGCAGGATGCCCCAGGCGTTCTCGACGCTCAGGTTGATCTGGCTGGCAAACTCATTGGGCTTGAACTGCTGGGTGCCCAAGATGACGTGGCGTGAGGAGTCTTTCACGTGGTACCGGGACACGTAActagcggggtgggggggggggaaggggtgttAGTGCCGTGGGGGCGGGGCCACACTGAGACACAGCAATGCCTGGGGCCAAGTGCCGGTTCTTCCCAAGGCAGGGGGAAAGGCAAGCACGGGTCTCTCCGCGCGCACCCCTCCTCTCGGCAGAAGACTTCACGGCCCCCAGACGGGAGTCTCACCCAAGCTTGAGATACTCCGACCCGGCCAGCAAGGCGCAGCAGGTCCATCGGGCCAACTTGTAGCTGTTGTTCTTTAGCTCGGTGGCAATGACAGCCCCTCGCTGGGAGTCCAGCTTCTGACGCCAGTCTACGCCGTTACAGTGCTGCAGGAGGAGAGCCCAGGCATAAGAATGAGGGTGGGCTCCTACCGCCCAAGGACTGGAACCTCCTCCGGCCGAGAAGGGACTCCCCGGGGGCTTGACTTGCAAGTGGGTGAGTCTGCACGTAAATCACAGGTAGGACTGTCATCACCGTAAAGGCAGAGACGTGCCACCCGGCAGACGGCAACTCCTCTCTCCACAAGAGCTTGTCTAGACAAGGACACAACGCACGCACAAGCCGACCGAGTGCCAGATGAATGGCGGGGACAAGGGTTCACCGTGCGTTGTGTGGTAACGAAGGGCTTCGTGGGGGGAACGGGCTAGCTGACCAAGGGGAGGCCAGTGACAGAGGCTGGGTGAGGCATGaccagagaggcacagagggaaagacaggCCGGGTcagccctgggtgggggtggaggctgcagaggggaaggaggtcGGTCTGGCCTTGTGGATATACATGTGCCCACGAAGGAGGGACCATCTTCCCCAGCCACCTCTTTCTGAGATGTGGGAACTCGAGACCCAGAGGGAAGTGACTGCTGGAAGTTCGCGTGGCACAACGTGTTCAGCCTGTCTCGGTTCATGGCAACCATAGgcgaaaaaaaaacacaactactAGAGTTCAAGTAGTTAGACCAAAACCATTCAGGAGCAGTATTTGGACAGATGTGTTTCTTCAAAATTACCCTTGTGAGTTTGCTCTGGCATTTGAAGGGCCTCTCCACAAATCTGTGCCGCTCGACGGAATTAATTGGCAGAGATcaactgggtggggtgggggggggtgggatggagggcaCAAGGGTCAGTCAGGAGACAAGTCAATGCACAGTAACAGGCATAATCAACAGCGTCGGAAACTAGGGTGACCgaagagtgtgtgtgggggagggggacgcgGCGGGGACCATTCGAGGCTGAGCCTAAGGGAGTAGGAGAGACCCAAAGCTGGTACACAGCCGAGCCAGAGATGTGAGGAATCACTGTTAAGAGTTCAAGGCTGAGGCCTGGGGTAGGCCGAGTTCTACGGGGGCCCCCTACGGCGCCTACCCGAGTGCGGGTGGAGGCCGTATGGATGAGGAAACCCTGCTCCGGTGCTTACGCTCCCTTCTGCGTCAGGGATTCTGCACGCGTAATTAAGGTCCCTTAAGGAGACTATGGGTGGGCCTCACCTAACCCCGAATCTCTCAAATCTGGgcataagccagacacagagaaGTCCAAGACCGGAAGAACCTGCCGTGCTGTTTCTGCCTGGAAGACGGAGGGGACCTGTGGCGCAGGATGTGGATGACCCCCAGGGCACGGGGTGTGGTGACCTCTAGGAGCCGAGAGGCCCCAGCTGACGGTGGCAAGAGAACGGGGACCCCAGTCCCATAACTGCAAGAACTCCGAACTCTGCCAACTAGAATGAGCTTGGAAGTTTCTTCCAGAACCTTCAGATTCACTTTAAGCCTCTAGGTTGCTATCATCTGTTATGGAGCAAATGGAAACTAATACAAGGCTGTATGAGGAAGTCGTTATGGCAAAAACAGCCGCGTCGGGAACTGACCCTGAAAGAAAGCTCCACTGGTGTCAAAACAAGTGAAGGGAACCAGGAAATGTACGGGATTAGAGTGAGGGAACAGCACAGAGGGCAAGGCCACACGGCTACAGCGACGCTGAACGCTACAGGGAGGCCTGGAGGACAGTCAGAGAAGAGGCCACTGGCCTCAGAGTTAGGTCTGCAAAAATGCTTCTGGAGTGCTCTTCTGTCAGGTGACGGAGGCTAAGGAACACCCGGGGAGTGGGACTCAGCAGCAGTTAACGTTAATCCCGTGGCTCTAACGAAGTCAGCAGGAAATGGCCCACAGGCTCCATCTCATTAGACCCTTGTTCAACACTGGCTTAGCCCGAGCTGTCCTTCCCTCTGAGGACTCTTTGTTCTATAGCAGCACCCAGGAGCACTGCCACCCACTGCCAGTTCAGGCACAGAAGCCCGGGCAACTTCAGAAAGGGAAGCAGCCCAAAACTCACGGAGCACCAGCACGAGAGGGAAGTAGAGAGTGGAAAAATGAAGGAAGCACATTTCTTTCAAGATGCCTCCCGAAGAGCCAAATCTTAGCTAACCTAACACTCTCTGAGCTCAGTATGTGAAGGAGTTGGAAAAAGGAATCAGAAGGCTGAAGAAGGTAGTGGCTGCAGTAAATGAAAGAACAGCTCAAAGAGCTCCCAGGCTTAGAGGAAACCCGCCAGCCCAGATGAGAGGTCAAAACCAGACGCCTGCAGGGAGCAGACGCCAACGGGAGGTCGGCGTggaatagagaaggagagagtcctGTAAGAAGGTAGTTCCTACTGGCTCCCATGTGCAAAGTAAGCAGAAAAGTTCTTCAACCATAACCatgttctacacacacacacacacacacacgttctctTTCTCAATGAGGAACTCGGTGGAGAAAAActctgaagacaaaaaaaatcttggaagctCTGTAAGTAACGCACGGGGAAACGAAACCGAGGTTCGCAAACACCAGCCGGGGACAACACGCTCGCAGGAACTACAGACAGGGTGACGAAGCACGCCTCACCCGGGAATCCCACTCGTTGAGGGTCTTGATGTTGATGAAGGACACTTCCCCGTTGGCTCCGGTCATGACACC
This window contains:
- the FOXRED2 gene encoding FAD-dependent oxidoreductase domain-containing protein 2 isoform X4; its protein translation is MSLLAAAGLWGPPGLLLTFALHPALCLRPAPTSGPLHRDYCVLGAGPAGLQMAYFLQRAGRDYAVFERAPRPGSFFTRYPRHRKLISINKRHTGKANAEFNLRHDWNSLLSHDPRLLFRHYSSAYFPDAGDMVRYLDDFADRLGLHVLYNTTIAHVTLNKDRQAWNGHYFILTDQMGHAHRCSVLLVATGLSVPNQVDFPGSEYTEGYESVSVDPKDFEGQNVLILGRGNSAFETAENILGVTNFIHMLSRSRVRLSWATHYVGDLRAINNGLLDTYQLKSLDGLLESDLTDLAIVKDREGKFRVTLKFFLEEGNQSTDAITLPQDDNDNFAMRVAYDRVIRCLGWNFDFSIFDKSLRLSSGGEFSKKYPLVKASYESKGSRGLFVLGTASHSVDYRKSAGGFIHGFRYTARAVHRLLEHRHHGVAWPSTEHPVSQLTSSIVRRINEASGLYQMFGVLADVVLLKEAGGEVPPCRLGPASAHGHPPHRGRFLDGLDRPGGAHLTSEALPGELFGHRSAKLLCSNPYTQWGARTHNPEIKRPTLHQPRQPATPTPAVFH
- the FOXRED2 gene encoding FAD-dependent oxidoreductase domain-containing protein 2 isoform X5, which codes for MSLLAAAGLWGPPGLLLTFALHPALCLRPAPTSGPLHRDYCVLGAGPAGLQMAYFLQRAGRDYAVFERAPRPGSFFTRYPRHRKLISINKRHTGKANAEFNLRHDWNSLLSHDPRLLFRHYSSAYFPDAGDMVRYLDDFADRLGLHVLYNTTIAHVTLNKDRQAWNGHYFILTDQMGHAHRCSVLLVATGLSVPNQVDFPGSEYTEGYESVSVDPKDFEGQNVLILGRGNSAFETAENILGVTNFIHMLSRSRVRLSWATHYVGDLRAINNGLLDTYQLKSLDGLLESDLTDLAIVKDREGKFRVTLKFFLEEGNQSTDAITLPQDDNDNFAMRVAYDRVIRCLGWNFDFSIFDKSLRLSSGGEFSKKYPLVKASYESKGSRGLFVLGTASHSVDYRKSAGGFIHGFRYTARAVHRLLEHRHHGVAWPSTEHPVSQLTSSIVRRINEASGLYQMFGVLADVVLLKEAGGEVPPCRLGPASAHGHPPHRGRFLDGLDRPGGAHLTSEALPGELFGHRSAKLLCRVLLPVCPNTPEAASLLPAGVPENAGARGN